A single Thermaerobacter sp. FW80 DNA region contains:
- the bshB2 gene encoding bacillithiol biosynthesis deacetylase BshB2, whose amino-acid sequence METIDPARVQRALQAYVGDAVYLHLETTHGAYTRGGFGAFARNVRVHLEAAAVRGRGPYRVGLRVMGGWVYAEGLTHWWQEPDRVLLEGHDDEDRLTVVLEVARRPFPLATDGGTADRPATTLTPRQPPEGEREPAPAPETMPVTATDPVPAPWDRHLVVVLAHPDDESFGAAGTMARAVRQGIGVTMVCVTAGQMGRRVGRPPLANRESLGPLRIEELRRAMATVGVTDVRVLGVWDKTVEFQDRAQLAGRIRAILEETGATTVITFHPELGGHPDHDAVGAATVEAVAALGRLRPRLLFVKGPLRDADPGLPVVTVPIAEVRTLKEAAFRAHRSQTTGWDERLRQDEEMARRFDQLLREESFWVAPYDGNGRGRSGPVAAEPS is encoded by the coding sequence ACGCGGTGTACCTGCACCTGGAGACCACCCACGGCGCCTACACCCGCGGCGGTTTCGGCGCCTTCGCGCGCAACGTCCGGGTTCACCTGGAGGCGGCCGCCGTGCGCGGCCGCGGCCCCTACCGCGTGGGTCTGCGGGTGATGGGCGGCTGGGTCTACGCCGAGGGGCTGACCCACTGGTGGCAAGAGCCGGATCGGGTCCTCCTGGAGGGCCATGACGACGAAGACCGGTTGACCGTGGTGCTCGAGGTGGCGCGACGCCCGTTCCCCTTGGCGACCGACGGGGGGACCGCCGACCGGCCGGCGACCACCTTGACGCCACGGCAGCCGCCGGAGGGCGAGCGGGAACCGGCGCCTGCGCCGGAAACGATGCCGGTGACCGCCACGGACCCGGTCCCCGCCCCGTGGGACCGACACCTGGTGGTGGTCCTGGCCCACCCGGACGACGAGTCCTTCGGCGCCGCCGGCACCATGGCCCGGGCCGTGCGGCAGGGCATCGGCGTCACCATGGTCTGCGTCACCGCCGGCCAGATGGGCCGCCGCGTCGGGCGGCCGCCGCTGGCCAACCGCGAGTCCCTGGGGCCGCTGCGCATCGAGGAACTGCGCCGGGCCATGGCGACCGTCGGCGTCACGGACGTCCGCGTGCTGGGGGTCTGGGACAAGACCGTCGAGTTCCAGGATCGCGCCCAGCTGGCTGGGCGCATCCGCGCCATCCTGGAGGAGACCGGCGCCACCACCGTGATCACCTTCCATCCGGAGTTGGGCGGCCATCCGGACCACGACGCCGTCGGCGCTGCCACGGTGGAGGCGGTGGCCGCGCTGGGCCGGCTGCGGCCGCGGCTGCTGTTCGTCAAGGGCCCCTTGCGCGATGCGGATCCCGGCCTGCCCGTGGTCACCGTCCCCATCGCCGAGGTGCGCACCCTGAAGGAGGCCGCCTTCCGCGCCCACCGATCCCAGACCACCGGGTGGGACGAGCGGCTGCGGCAGGACGAGGAGATGGCCCGGCGCTTCGACCAGCTCCTCCGCGAGGAGAGCTTCTGGGTCGCCCCGTACGATGGCAACGGGCGCGGGCGGTCGGGGCCCGTCGCCGCCGAGCCCTCTTGA